The Dyadobacter sandarakinus DNA window CGGCTGGAAGCTGGCACCGGAAGAAGCGGAAGGATATATTACGATTAAGGCAGAGCGCGAAGGTGAGGTGCCGGGTACCCATATCATCCGCTACGAGTCTGAAGTGGATACGATTGAAATTTCACATACTGCTCATAACCGGAACGGATTTGCATTGGGTGCTGTGGTAGCCGCAGAGTGGCTGCCCGGCAGATATGGCGTATTCGGAATGGACGACCTTCTCAAAAATCTGGATTAGGATTTACAAATCATTGTTCCAATGGCATTCAATAAAGAAGTTACAGAGAGACCAGTTCACAACCAGAAAAGGAAATCAGCCGTACGTGAATGGTTTGACTCCATCTTGTTTGCGGTAATTGCCGCCACGCTCATTCGCTGGCTGTTTTTTGAAGCATTTACCATTCCTACGCCCTCTATGGAAAACAGCCTGCTCGTAGGCGATTTCCTGTTTGTAAGTAAGCTGCATTATGGTACCCGCACACCCAAAACACCCTTGCAGGTACCGTTGACCCACCAGACCATCTGGGGCACCAACATTCCTTCCTATACCGACGCCATTCAGCTGCCACAATACCGGCTGCCGGGGTTCAGCAAGGTGAAACGCGGCGACGTGGTGGTGTTCAACTATCCGCCTGAGATGCAGCATCCCGTTGATTTAAAAACCAACTACATTAAAAGGTGCATGGGACTCCCGGGCGATGTACTCGAAGTACGCGACCTGCAGGTGTATGCCAACGGAAAGCCCGTCGAAAATCCGGTACGTATGGAAAACGAGTACTTCGTAGCAACTACCACGCCGGTGAATGAGCTGAAAGTATTCAGGGAAAACGGCATTTCGGAGTACAATACCTATACCGAGACTTTTGGCGACACGCTTGCACAAAATGACCAGCTGGGTTACCTGGTTTATACGACCACGGAAATTGCCGCCAAGCTGAAAACATATGATTTTGTCAAAGACATTACCCTGGTAAAATCGCCCAGGGATATCAGTGAGCCGATGCTTTATCCTAATTCGTCCCTGTTCAAGTGGAACCGTGACAATTATGGACCGATTACCGTTCCGAAAAAAGGGGTTACGGTGCAGCTTACGCCTGAAAACATTGCTTTGTACGGTACTGTGATCAAGAACTATGAGGACAATGAGAATGTGACTTTGGAAGAAAGATCAGTCAAATTGGCCGGAAAGGCGATTGCCAGCTATACTTTCAAGCAGGATTATTACTTTATGATGGGCGATAACCGGCATAATTCAGCCGACTCGCGCTACTGGGGCTTTGTGCCGATGGATCACATTGTAGGAAAAGCGGTGTTCGTTTGGATGTCCATTGATCCTGATCCAAGTGGGTTTTTCAGCAAAATCCGGTGGAGCAGATTGTTTCGGGTGATTAACTGACCCAGAAAATTCTTAGGTAGAGAGGAGAGGCTACAAGTCTCTCCTTTTTTTGTTTTTATATATAAATAAACAATATATAAATTTTACCTAAACTTGCAGAACATTATTACAAGCTCCTGCTATGATCACCGAAAAGGAAATTACAAAAGCACCTGACAGGCCCGGGAAGTCGGCTTTAAGAGAATGGGTAGACTCCGTATTATTTGCCGTAATAGCTGCCACGCTGATCCGCTGGCTGTTTTTCAGTGCATTTGTCATTCCTACTCCGTCCATGGAAAACACGTTGCTGGTGGGTGACTACCTGTTTGTAAGCAAGCTGCATTATGGCGCCACCACGCCGATTACCCCATTGCAGCTGCCGCTCACGCATCAGACGATCTGGGGAACCAGCATTCCCTCGTACCTCGACTGGATACAGTTGCCTCAGCTACGGCTGCCGGGGTTCAGTGAAGTGAAGCGGGGAGATGTGATCGTGTTCAACCTGCCGGTAGAGCATCCGAATTCCATTAACAAATACAGCACCGTGCTGCCCGACCTGCATCCGCACCCCACAGACCTTCGCTCCAATTACATCAAGCGCTGCGTGGCTATTGCAGGGGACCGGCTTGAAGTCCGCTCAGGACAGGTGTATGTAAACGGGAAAGCGGAGCCTAACCCTCCGCGCATGCAAAATGAATATGTAATTTCTGCCAATACGGCGATTAATGAAGAGAATGTTTTCCATAAAAATGGCATTACGGACTATGCTTCTATTCAGCCAGACCCTGCCGACCAGGGTAATAGATTTGCTTATCTTGTAAAAACAACCCCCGCACTTGCAGCTCAGCTGAAATCGCTTGATTTCATTGCAGCGATTGAGCCGGTATTTTCCGGCAAAAGGTTGAAGGAGCCCTACCTTTTTCCTGAAAACGAGTCACTCAGCTGGAACAAGGATCAATATGGCCCGATCCTAGTGCCGAAAAAAGGCATGACAGTGCAGCTCAATGCTGCCAATGCAGCTTTGTACGGAGATGTGATCCGCAACTATGAGGGAAATGAAGATGTGACGCTGGCTGATGGTCAGGTTCTGCAGCATGGAAAAGTGCTGCAAACGTACACGTTCCGGCAGGATTACTTTTTTATGATGGGGGATAACCGGCACAACTCGGCCGACTCGCGGTACTGGGGCTTTGTACCAATGGACCATATTGTGGGTAAGGCTGTTTTTGTGTGGATGTCCATTGACCCCGATCCGGTAAGTGCATTCAGGAAAATCCGCTGGGACCGTGTTTTCAGGATTATAGAATAATATAAAAGAGGCTGCCTTCCCGGGCAGCCTCTTGTTTCTTATTCTTCCTGTGAAAAAATCAATGCGGTATATGGCGGAATCTGCAATGATGCAAAAGCGGGATGATTATCGTACTCGCCCTCCCAGGCGTCCACATCATGTACACCTACATTGGAGAACTCAGAATCATATTGTTCGTTGTCGCTGCTCAGGCGCAGGTGCCATTTGCCGGCGCGCGGAAATCCTACTTTGAAGTCGGACAAGGTTTCAATCGAAAAGTTCAGCACCACGATCACACTGTCTTTGGGGCCGCCTTCATTCCACCGGTGCATAACAATTACCTTCTTGTCATTGTCAGCCCTTACAATTTCGACATTTTGTCCCTGCAAGCCGCCCGTAACCCCAAACCAGTTTCTCCGCAAATGGATCATATCACGGTGCAGGTTCGCAAAGCCGCTGAACTTTTCAAGCCTTGACCAGTCAATCGGATCATTGTCGGAAAACCATTTATCTTCCAGCAAAGGCTGTCCCTGAAAAATCATCGGGATGCCCGGTGAGGTAAGTACCAGCGCAACACCCAGGGCAGCGCGCTTTTTGGAATACCAGTTGTTCACGTCACCATCCGCAATTTCTTCGGCTACCCGTGCCTGTCCGTTTGCCACCTCATCATGTGATTCCGTATAAATGATCCGCTGAAACGAATCCATATTGTAGCGGCTTGTGATCGCTTCTGCTACACCGTTGATATCACGGTCCTGATCATTGGCAGTAATGATGGCATCACGTACGGTATGCACAAACCGGGCATCCCACTGCGACCCGTAGCCCAGTCCGCCATTTTCAACGGTACCTGTAATGAAGTCCAGTGAATGCATATCCTCGGCGATTGTAATGCAGTTGGGACAATATTCACGCACATCCTTGTTGATCCACTGCATCAGGGAAATACCTTCCGGAATGTCGTTGCCCGGATTACCGTCTGCCTTCACATTTCTGATGTAAGGTACCATATCCATCCGCAGACCATCCACATGGTATTCTTTCAGCCACATCATGGCATTATCATGAATATATGATCTTACTTCATTCCGGCCGTAATCAGGCCTGGTACTACCCCAGGGCGTTTCGGCGCGCCAGTCATTGTAAAAGTAAATGCCGCCTCCATCATTTTCAGACCAGCCGTCAAATTGCCAGATGTCGAGATCGGACGGGCCAAAGTGATTGTACACCACATCAAGAATCACCGCAATACCCCGGCTATGAGCTTCTTTGACAAACAGTTTAAGACCTTCCGGACCGCCGTAGTCAGATTCTATGGCAAAAGGATTTGCGGGATTGTATCCCCACGACATGGAACCGGGGAACTCGGAACAGGGCATCAGCTCCACGGCATTGAAGCCCATGCTTTGTAAATAATCGAGCTTCTCGATAGCCGTGTAAAAATTACCTACCTGGCCGGCCTCCTTGACGTGAAAAGTGCCGATATGCAGCTCGTAAACGACAAGCTCGTGCCAGCCGGGCATATTGAAAGACGAATCTTCCCAATTGAAAGATGCATGGTTATAGACGATACAGTTACCCGATGAGTTGGTCATTTTCAGCGCATAAGGATCGTTGCGGTGCAGGGTACCAGCCGGTGTTTTCAGTAAAAATTTATACTCGTCTCCTTCTTTTGAGTTTTCAACCAGGGCACCCCAGAAACCATGTTCTTCATGTTGAAGAACATTGGCATCTTCTTTCCAGTCATTAAACGTTCCGATCACCGAAACGCTCTCAGCATGAGGAGCCCAAACTCTGTAATAAACACCATCAGAATGGCAGGTTGCGCCCATTCCTTCATAATACTGAACTGTCTCGTCAGCTTGTAAATTTTCCATATACCCTTTTTGCGGATTATTTTTATTTTTGAGGACTTATGCCTTATGCGTATATGGTCAAATTGTATGCCAGTCGCAAAACGTGCATAAACAAGATTTAAAACTATACAACACACTTATGAACACCGATCTTTCAGACCAGGAGCGGGTCAGTACGCTCGCGCTTATGCATACCCCCGGCATTGGTTCCGTAACCGTACGCCAGCTGATCAGTTACTGTGGGAGCGCCACGGCGGTTTTTACGTCGGGGTACAAAAAGCTTATCAGGATTCCGGGCATTGGCGACAAGATCGTCAGGGCTGTACTCGATCAGACCACATTTGCATTGGCCACACAGGAGTATGGACGCTGCCGGCAAACAGGTACCCGCCTTCATTTCTTTACCGATCCCACTTACCCCACCAGGTTGAAGCCCCTGTACGATGCTCCGGTCGTCTTGTACACACGCGGAAGTTTTGATTTCAATATGCCGTACACGGTCGGGATTGTCGGTACCAGGCAGGTCAGCGAGTATGGAAAAGCGGTAACGGAGACCATTATTCGGGAACTAATGCCATTTAACCCGCTCATCGTAAGCGGGCTTGCCTATGGTGTGGACATTACGGCTCACCGGGCTTCGCTAAAATGCGGACTGCCGACCATAGGTGTCATGGCCAGCGGCCTGGATGTGATTTATCCTGCATCCCACGCACGTACCGCGCAGGAAATGATGCAGCACGGCGGCCTGGTTACGGAGAATGCCCTGGCTACCAAGCCCGATCACATGCGATTTCCTGCGCGTAACCGAATTATTGCAGGGCTGAGTGATGTTACTATTGTAGTGGAGTCGGGAAAAAAAGGAGGCAGTCTGATCACCGTTGAATTTGCCCAGAATTACCATCGCGAAGTGTTTGCAGTACCCGGTATGATCAGCAGTCCGCTTTCAGAAGGCTGTAACCAGCTCATACGCGACAATAAAGCCTCTATTTTCACTTCGGTGGAAGACATGGCAGGTGAATTGGGCTGGATACGGGCTGGTGAAGACCGGAAGCAGGTGCAAAAGCCGGATACACAGATTTCGTTTGACGGGTTCACACAGGATGAAGGACAGGTTCTGTCGCTTCTGCGACAAAAAGGAACAATCCAGATCGACGAGCTCGCGTGGCATTCGGGCATGCACATGAACAAGCTGGCAACCCTTTTACTGAATCTCGAATTCCAGGGTATGGTCAGGTCCATGCCTGGTAAAAAGTATAGTTTAATCTAAATGCATGGATAAAAGTATCATTCAGCTGATCCAGCAGGGTGAGGGGCTCACAGTTGAATTCAAGCGGACCATTGACAGTTCGTTTAAAATTGCAAAAACGATTGTTTCATTTGCCAATACTGCAGGAGGCAATTTGCTGATTGGAGTAGGGGATAACCGCGCACTGCTCGGCGTACAGTCGGAGCTCAGGGAGTTGCAAAAGCTTGAAAAAGCCACGATGGAGCTGATCGAGCCGGCGATTACCATTGGGATACGTTCGGAAATGCTTGATGGAAAAAGGATCATGCTGATCAGCGTAGAGGAAAGTGCCGATAAGCCTCATTATGCAATCAATGAGCAGCGGAAGTCGCTGATTTATGTTCGTGTAAAAGATAAAAGCATGCCCATACCCCGGTTGTTGCTGCAAGGTGAGGCAAGCGAGAACGTCGCCAGGCTGCTTGAAACCAAGCCTGTAAAGCGGCTGGTTACGTACCTCCGGGAAAATGATGCCGTGAATGCAAAGGTTTTTTCGCGCATGATCAATATTTCTGAAAAAAGGGCTGAACGTCTTTTGCAGGAGCTGGCGGAGGAGCAGGTATTGTTGAAAATCACCCGGAACAAGCCCGAACTGTATAGCTTAAAATGGGCAAAATAAAACCGGATGCAGCACGCTGCACCCGGTTTGCATGTATTTTTCGAAATGCGGGTTAGTCGATACCGACCAGTTCCAGCTCAAAAACCAGGTCCTGGCCAGCCAGCGGGTGGTTGGCATCCAGTACCACATACTCTTCCGTCACCTCACGTACAATCACAGGGATCACCTGCCCGTTTCCGTCCTGGTGCATATTGAGCGTAGTGCCGATTTCCAAAGGCACATCTGCGGGAATTTGCTGGCGATCGAAGCGGATCACCATTTCTTCATTAATTGGACCGTATGCTTCTTCGTTCGGGATATGGATGGTTTTTTTATCACCGATTTCCATTCCTGTCACGCCATCGTCAAAACCTTTGATCACCTGACCGCTTCCCAGCTGAAAGCTGAGCGGCTCACGGCCTTCGGACGAATCGAAAAGTTGTCCGTCCGGCAAAGTTCCTTTATAATGAACCTGCACCTGATCGCCTGCCTTTGCCTGCTTCATATCTTGTAGAGTTGATTGTAAATAAATGATGCCCTGCGGCAACGCGATTGCTAAAATTAATATGCCCGTGCAAAAACCACGCGGCCGGCGGATGGTTTGCCGGTCAGTATGCAGGTACCCTCCTCGTGCTCCTGATCGAGCGGAATGCACCGGATCGTAGCCTTGGTCAGTTCTTTGATTTTCTCCTCAGTCTCGCTGGTACCATCCCAGTGCGCCAGTATAAACCCGCCTTTGTCGTCCAGTATTTTGGTAAACTCGTCGAAAGAATTGGCTTTCACAGTATTTTCCTCTCTGAATGCCAGTGCCTTGTTGTAAATGGATGCCTGTATGTTTTCCAGCAAAGCCTGAATGTGATCTTCAATGCCTTCGAGTGCTACGGTTTCCTTGGTCTTGGTATCACGGCGCGCCACCTCAATGGTGCCGTTTTCCAGATCACGGCCGCCCAGTGCAAGCCGCACGGGAACACCTTTCAGCTCATATTCCGCAAACTTGTATCCGGGCTTATAAGCATCCGAATCATCATATTTTACGCTGATACCCCTCTTGCGAAGTTCCTGCATGATCTGCTTCACCTTCACCGTAATGTCGGCGAGTTGCTCATCATTGCGGTATATCGGCACTATTACGACCTGTATGGGAGCCAGTTTGGGAGGAAGTACCAGGCCGCTGTCATCCGAATGCGCCATGATCAGCGCACCCATAAGCCGCGTACTTACGCCCCAGGAGGTACCCCAAACGTGTTCCAGCTTTCCTTCCTTGTCCTGGAACTTTACATCGAATGCCTTTGCAAAATTCTGTCCCAAAAAGTGGGAAGTCCCGGCCTGCAGCGCTTTTCCATCCTGCATCATCGCCTCAATGCAGTAGGTATTCTCAGCTCCGGCAAAGCGCTCATTGGGTGTTTTTACTCCTTTAACCACCGGTACAGCCATCCATTCTTCTGCAAACTGCGCATACACTTCCAGCATCTGGCGTGCTTCTTCCTCCGCTTCGAGCCGGGTTGCATGAGCGGTATGTCCTTCCTGCCACAAAAACTCGGCTGTGCGCAGAAACAGGCGCGTGCGCATTTCCCAACGCACGACATTCGCCCACTGGTTAATCAGCAAAGGCAGGTCACGGTATGACTGGATCCAGTTTTTGTAGGTACTCCAGATCACCGTCTCGGACGTTGGCCTGACAATCAGCTCCTCTTCCAGCTTAGCGTCAGGGTCAACGATTACGCCTCCTGTTTCGGGATCGTTCTTGAGACGGTAGTGTGTCACAACAGCACATTCCTTCGCAAAGCCTTCCACATGTGAGGCTTCTTTGCTCAGGTACGATTTGGGGATAAAAAGCGGGAAGTAAGCATTGGTATGGCCCGTCTCTTTGAACTTGTCATCGAGGGCCCGCTGCATTTTCTCCCAGATCGAATAACCGTAAGGTTTAATGACCATACAACCCCGTACCGCCGAGTTTTCGGCCAGGTCTGCTCGTTTCACCAGTTCGTTATACCACTCGGAGTAATTTTCACTCCGTTTAGGTAAGGATTTACTCATTATTTGGATTATTTATTAAAACAAAAGGAGAATAGCATGACACATTGCCAGGTTAAGGCACGTGTTGCAAAGATAGTTTTTTATGTTAATTTTGAATGAGTGACAAATTTGTCACGCTAAGTAGACTAGGTCATTCCGGAATCATATAGGAATGATATTTATATGTATATTAGCAACAAACTTTAATCCTTTAAAGCCATGATGTTAAGCAAAGCAAAATACTTGTCTTTAGTAGTGCTGCTGGGAGCTTGGGGATGTACCACAAATCAATCGACATTATCAGGATACGGAGATGACGACCTCTACGGTGGCAACTCCGGTGCCGGGATCGAGATGAATGACAGAGGTGCAGATCGGCAGTTTTCCCGTTCGGACAATCCGGACTATTCCTATACAGGAGAAGGCAGCGAAGGTGGAACGAGCGACTATTACGACGACTCGTATCTTTCCTCCAAAAGTGTACGGCGTGCAGTGGGTAGTGATGTAGGATACAATGCCGGCTTTGCTGACGGATACAGTCAGGCATCAGCATCCAATTTTATGAACAATCCATATGGTGGATTTGGATCCTACTGGCCGGGAAGCGCAGTAAGTATGGGCTTGCAGTTTGGGCTGGGTAATTCCTTCCGTATGCGTCCGTATGCAGGTTTTGGATATGGTTCCATGCTTGGATATGGCGGTATGATGGGTTATGGCAGCATGATGGGATATGGATTTAACGATCCTTTCTACAGTCCGTGGGGATACAGCCCTTACAGCATGTATAGCCCATATGGCAGCATGTACAGCCCTTGGGGTTATGATAGCATGTACGGATACGGATATGGAGGAGGTTATGGAGGTTACGGAGGCTATGGTTACAACCCTTGGGCTTATGGAAGTCCGGTGGTAATTGTTAACAATTCAGCAAAAGGAGTGTCCCGTACCTATGGTCCGCGTGTGGTATCCGGAGGCAGCAGAAGCAGGAGCAGCGAACGTTACAATTCCAACTTTGTAAATTCGTCCCGTGCTGCATCTACTACAGGTGATAGAAACAGCCGCAGGTCAGGCAATGCAATTTCGGCAGGAAGCGATACTTATTCATCTCCAAGATCATCCCGCAGTTACAACCGCGGCGGTGTTGCAGAGGCAGGCGGCCGCACCAGTGCTGATTATTACAATGGAACCCGTGGCGAGAGCAACAATACGTACTACTCGCGTCCGCGTACCTCAGGCAGTACCTATTCAACTGACGGAGCAGGAAGCTATTCTACACCACGTTCATCACGGGGTTACAGCTCACCTTCCAACAGCACGCCAACTTACAGCGTGCCTTCCAGAAGTCAGTCTGATTACTCAGCACCTTCGAGAACGTACTCTGCACCAAGCCGTAGCGCTGATTACAGTGCTCCAAGCAGATCATACAGTGCACCAAGTTACAGCGCACCATCCAGAAGCTACAGCGCGCCGTCCGGCGGTGGTGGCGGTGGAGGAGGAGCTACACGGTCATCATCAAGAGGACCAAGATAACCAATGCGCTTTTAAGTCTTAAAACAAGAAGAAACCCTGCGAAACGTCATAATTTTGCAGGGTTTTCGTTTAATTAACGTTCTAATATTTGTAGTGAATTAACGAAAGCCATGTTGTCAAAACACTCCATCACAAGTCTTGCTCTTTTTGCTGCTCTTTCAGCTTCATCAGTCACAAAGGCACAGTATGCTGCTGATGCACTCCGCTACTCGGAAATAAACCAGACAGGTACTGCCCGCTTTCAGGCACTGGGTGGCAACCATGCTTCTATCGGTGGTGATGCCAGTTCTATTTTTGGTAATCCGGCCGGCCTGGGCTTTTACAGCCGTTCCGAAATTGCATTCAGCCCGGCAGTAACTGCATTGAACTCTAGTACCCGCTACATTACGGGCTCCGGTACCGATAGTAAAGCAAATTTCAATGTAGCCCATGCATCCATGGTCTTCACGAGCCAGCCCGGATTTCAGCGCAAATGGAAGCGCTCGTCGCTGGGTATTTCATTTTCACGCCAACAGTCATTCCAGGGTATTTACAACTTTTCGTCACGCAATGATAAGAGTGCTTACCTCGATAAGGTTATTGAAGATGCGAACAATCAGAAGCTGACGGTATCCCAGCTCGAAACGGATTTTGAAAGTAACGTTTCCAATGGTGGCCCGATCGCCTACTCGTTGCCGGCAGCGTATTACCAGATGTACCTGATCAATCCGACAAGCGCTTCCGGCCCGCCTTATAATCCATTGGACCGTAACAGCGCAGTCGATCAGTTTGGGTCGTATGATGCTACCGGGGCAAATACCCAATGGAATGTAGCCTACGCCGGAAATTACAATGACAAGCTGTACATCGGGGGTAGCGTAGGATTCAGCCGGATCCGGTATGAGTATGACCGGCTTTTTGAAGACCGTTATGTAAGCAGTCCTGAGCTGATTGCGGTACAGCAGGGAGAAAACCTTAAAGTAACCGGTAACGGAATCAACCTGGCCTTTGGCCTGATTTACAAGATTAATCCACTGGTACAGCTTGGCGGCTCACTAACCAGCCCGACATTCACCGCAATACGCGAAACATTTAATCAGAATGTTAGTGCTCAGTATGTAGACAATCTCGTGACAGGTAGTGAAGGGACTTTGATTACTCCTGATTATACAAACCTGGCGGTGGCACCCAATGATTTTGAGTACCGGCTGGCGAGTCCATGGCGGGGATCGGTGGGAGCGACGTTTTTTGTGAATGATAACGGATTCATTACCGGTACAGTGGATTATGTTGGATACGGCGGCATGCGGGTCCGTACCAATTTTTTGAACAGTGCGGATAATGCCGACTTCAAGGCAAATACCAACGCCGAGATCGGGGATACTTACAAAAGTGTGGCCAACTTCAGGCTTGGAGGAGAGTACCGGGTCAATCGCCTGCGTGCGCGCCTTGGAATCGCCTACCTGTCTGATCCCTACCGCTCGGGTATTGATGACATTGACAGGTCCAAAATGCTGTTCTCGGCGGGATTGGGTGTGCGTACCGGCAGGTTTTTTGCTGACCTCACAGGCACATATACCAGCTACAAATCGGCATTTACACCTTATACTTTGAGCGATGTGGAGGAGTACTCATCGGCAGAGATTACCACTAAACCGGTGAATGTCGTTCTAACTGCAGGTTTCTTCTTCTGATTTAATGATGACTATAAAATGAAAGCACCCCGGCCTGAGGTCGGGGTGCTTTCATTTTATAGCAGGGGACGAAGCGTTTCCAGCAGGTGCCCCACTTCGATATCACCGGTAAGCGTAATGTCCGCTCGTGAGTAGTAGGGCCTGCGTTCTTCGATTTTTTGTTCAAGGGTTTGTAATAAAGAAGCTGCACCCGAAAGTATCGGACGGTCGTCCTTCGCATGGCTGTCGATCCGACGCGCGAGGTCAGGAGCAGGTACATCCAGGAAAATACTGACTCCCAGGGTTTGAATGTAATCCATGTTGTCAAAAAAGCACGGAGTACCGCCGCCTGATGCGAGTACTACTGCCTGCCCGGGCAAAATGGTTTTCAGAAGCCGGCTTTCCACATCACGAAAATAGCTTTCTCCTTTTTGGGTAAAAATAGAAGGAATGTCTACCTGCTGATCCTTTTCAATCAGTTTGTCCAGATCAACAAACGTGTAACCCAGGGAGCGCGCCAGCTTTTTGCCGAGGGTAGATTTGCCGGACGACATCATACCGACAAGTATTATGTTCTTCATTTATAGGAAAAGCTCCGGTTATTTAACAAGATCCACTATCGTTGCAGCGTCGGGCGTGTCATTGTAATGCCATTTACCCTTAACAATGCCGTCCTTCAAAAGCCAGAGACCCGGATTGGAGCGCGAAATGGTTTTCAGGACGGTGGCATCTACGAAGTAGTAGGGGACGCTCAGCTGGTGTTGGGTCAAAAATTGCTTAATCTCATCACTGTTGCCGGAAGTCAGGATAATTGGCTCAACACCTTGCCTGCCGGCTGCATTGAGCAGCTTGTTGATGTCGGGCAGGGCTGCGGTATTGATGTCCGTAAGATTTTTGATAATCAAAAAAAGCTTTTTACCCTGAAAGCAGGAATCGGTATAATCCCCGGCATCATTCCATACTTTAAAGTCCGTGATCTTGGGTTTGGCTTCTTCATTGATCACGCTCATTTCTTTGAATTTCAGTGTTGTATCACTCGGATACTGTTCATACTCAAAAGTCTTCCCATCTTTTTCAAATGTATACAAATAGCGCAGCGGCTCCGACGGCTTCATTTGAGCAGGAATGCTTGCA harbors:
- a CDS encoding OmpP1/FadL family transporter; its protein translation is MLSKHSITSLALFAALSASSVTKAQYAADALRYSEINQTGTARFQALGGNHASIGGDASSIFGNPAGLGFYSRSEIAFSPAVTALNSSTRYITGSGTDSKANFNVAHASMVFTSQPGFQRKWKRSSLGISFSRQQSFQGIYNFSSRNDKSAYLDKVIEDANNQKLTVSQLETDFESNVSNGGPIAYSLPAAYYQMYLINPTSASGPPYNPLDRNSAVDQFGSYDATGANTQWNVAYAGNYNDKLYIGGSVGFSRIRYEYDRLFEDRYVSSPELIAVQQGENLKVTGNGINLAFGLIYKINPLVQLGGSLTSPTFTAIRETFNQNVSAQYVDNLVTGSEGTLITPDYTNLAVAPNDFEYRLASPWRGSVGATFFVNDNGFITGTVDYVGYGGMRVRTNFLNSADNADFKANTNAEIGDTYKSVANFRLGGEYRVNRLRARLGIAYLSDPYRSGIDDIDRSKMLFSAGLGVRTGRFFADLTGTYTSYKSAFTPYTLSDVEEYSSAEITTKPVNVVLTAGFFF
- a CDS encoding shikimate kinase; its protein translation is MKNIILVGMMSSGKSTLGKKLARSLGYTFVDLDKLIEKDQQVDIPSIFTQKGESYFRDVESRLLKTILPGQAVVLASGGGTPCFFDNMDYIQTLGVSIFLDVPAPDLARRIDSHAKDDRPILSGAASLLQTLEQKIEERRPYYSRADITLTGDIEVGHLLETLRPLL